A section of the Paenibacillus yonginensis genome encodes:
- a CDS encoding GNAT family N-acetyltransferase, producing MSGINEGACSSAGTDLSGWAEFNRFKWGCRYVIRRFQNEDSDYYGEGLFFEGKRGKWFLPPLNAYHPITFYPGAASKSHKLSSRWHETAKLLIPELEAHMGSAGIVFPPGITDMRPFIWSGFHVWMKYTYYLKLPFKLEEASSEIRGKIRKAAAMGYRTEKSVNMADILDCLQGTEERKGFSHQLTVEDLELARSLLGDKVLRCYVCYAPNGKAVSASVVLAWESGLAQGWVAGSKSEHITSGVVQLSQSYAFEDLSRDGFAYFDFAGANIPSVSKSKAPWGAELVPYYVVQKKNLKHLLRTGYEWGRGLQGYRNKYGG from the coding sequence ATGAGCGGAATAAACGAAGGAGCTTGCAGCTCAGCAGGAACGGACCTGTCCGGCTGGGCTGAATTTAACCGGTTCAAATGGGGCTGCCGGTACGTCATTCGGAGATTCCAGAACGAAGATTCGGATTATTATGGCGAGGGATTATTTTTTGAGGGGAAAAGAGGAAAGTGGTTTCTACCGCCGCTGAATGCTTACCATCCGATTACCTTTTATCCTGGCGCGGCGTCGAAGTCTCATAAGCTAAGCAGCCGCTGGCACGAAACGGCAAAGCTGCTGATTCCCGAGCTGGAAGCCCATATGGGTTCAGCCGGTATTGTGTTTCCGCCCGGAATAACGGATATGCGTCCTTTTATTTGGAGCGGCTTTCACGTTTGGATGAAGTACACTTATTATTTGAAGCTGCCCTTTAAGCTGGAAGAAGCCAGCTCCGAAATTCGGGGGAAGATTAGGAAAGCAGCCGCTATGGGGTACCGTACGGAGAAATCCGTAAACATGGCCGATATCCTGGACTGCCTGCAGGGAACGGAGGAGCGCAAGGGCTTCAGCCATCAGCTTACCGTCGAGGATCTGGAGCTTGCCCGGAGCTTGCTTGGCGACAAGGTTCTCCGTTGTTATGTTTGTTATGCGCCGAACGGGAAGGCGGTTAGCGCAAGTGTTGTTCTGGCCTGGGAATCCGGACTGGCTCAGGGCTGGGTGGCTGGAAGCAAAAGCGAGCATATCACGAGCGGAGTGGTCCAGCTGTCCCAAAGCTACGCCTTTGAGGATTTGTCGCGGGACGGCTTTGCTTATTTCGACTTTGCCGGCGCAAATATCCCTTCAGTCTCCAAGTCCAAAGCGCCTTGGGGCGCAGAGCTGGTTCCCTATTATGTGGTGCAGAAGAAAAACCTCAAACATCTTCTGAGGACAGGGTATGAATGGGGACGGGGCCTGCAAGGATACAGGAATAAATACGGCGGTTAG
- a CDS encoding glycosyl hydrolase family 28-related protein has protein sequence MKRNLFKGFTLVLFILSVILGWPASKSDSEPVLKVSSTSMRMNVKDYGVKGDGLTDDTAALQKVLRLAAGGGRTLYFPKGTYLVDSTKDLIIPGGTLVTGDGAGTVLKASSRTFGWELLRAAGSDITVSGMTLDGNRQVNRVMVVGGGSQRVTLSGLTVANASQNRDPGGEGYGEVVCGILIYGNTRQVTVSGVEVKNIRAINARSGDPVARGIYVTTTWGSQETVAKSITIQGSHIHDIGPADDGDGIYFEDPGMDSGRGQDSSSVIAGNQLDHIAKRGIKIYAQGIKVQGNHITNSYLGNNVFQGGSDKGRTAPDMYSAISVYGSNNIVDGNAIDGIGSFYAAIEVTAGEPVSHITITNNSISMGAQSQIKGTTAIRLGSLSDFSISGNAITGGERGIWTWQNASNGVISGNTIVVKQGGGIDLSTYLPGYVQQNIRVINNKITAGTFTIRQAASNRNVAIQ, from the coding sequence ATGAAGAGGAATCTATTTAAGGGTTTTACCCTGGTGCTTTTTATTCTTTCAGTAATTTTAGGTTGGCCGGCATCGAAATCCGATTCAGAGCCCGTGCTGAAGGTAAGCTCCACGTCCATGCGCATGAATGTGAAGGACTACGGCGTCAAAGGCGACGGACTGACCGACGATACGGCGGCGCTTCAGAAGGTTCTCAGGCTGGCTGCAGGAGGCGGCCGAACGTTATATTTTCCGAAAGGCACTTACTTGGTAGACAGCACTAAAGATTTGATCATTCCGGGAGGAACCCTGGTTACCGGCGATGGGGCGGGTACAGTGTTAAAAGCCAGTTCCCGGACTTTCGGCTGGGAGCTGCTGCGGGCAGCGGGTTCGGATATTACGGTCAGCGGAATGACACTCGACGGGAACAGACAAGTCAACCGGGTGATGGTTGTGGGAGGGGGAAGCCAGCGTGTTACTTTGTCCGGTCTGACGGTTGCCAATGCCTCTCAGAACAGGGACCCTGGTGGTGAAGGGTACGGCGAGGTGGTGTGCGGAATCCTTATATACGGCAATACCAGGCAGGTAACCGTCAGTGGAGTTGAAGTCAAGAATATTAGGGCGATCAACGCCCGCAGCGGCGATCCTGTGGCAAGGGGCATTTACGTGACTACAACCTGGGGTTCTCAGGAGACAGTGGCTAAATCTATTACGATCCAGGGGTCCCATATTCACGACATCGGTCCGGCTGACGACGGCGATGGCATCTACTTTGAAGATCCCGGCATGGACAGCGGCCGCGGGCAGGACTCGTCTAGTGTGATTGCCGGCAATCAGTTGGATCATATCGCCAAACGCGGCATTAAAATATACGCCCAGGGCATTAAGGTACAGGGCAATCATATAACGAACTCCTATCTTGGAAATAACGTCTTTCAAGGCGGTTCTGATAAAGGCCGGACGGCGCCGGATATGTATTCGGCAATCAGCGTGTACGGCAGCAATAATATCGTGGATGGCAACGCCATTGACGGTATCGGCAGCTTTTATGCAGCAATAGAGGTTACGGCAGGGGAGCCCGTCAGCCATATCACCATTACCAACAACAGCATCTCTATGGGGGCGCAGAGCCAAATCAAAGGCACAACGGCGATTCGGCTGGGAAGCCTTTCGGATTTTAGCATAAGCGGCAATGCGATAACAGGCGGAGAAAGAGGGATCTGGACCTGGCAGAACGCCTCAAACGGAGTCATCAGCGGCAATACGATTGTGGTGAAGCAGGGAGGCGGCATTGACTTGTCCACCTATTTGCCGGGATATGTGCAGCAGAATATCCGGGTGATTAACAATAAAATTACGGCAGGTACCTTTACGATCCGCCAGGCAGCGAGCAATCGGAATGTGGCCATTCAGTAA
- a CDS encoding polysaccharide deacetylase family protein has protein sequence MPPDKYKRELLREREAIPRVLKLFREQGIHATWATVGLLFLRHREELTPYLPSRLPDYTDPARSPYPALLSQMVGEDEAQDPSHYASSLIRMIAETPYQRIGTHTFSHYYCKEAGQAAADFAADLQAAVRVAERDGVALESLVFPRNQLREDYLGELRKAGIRSFRGNPDHPLYREGYSPHDRLPKRLLRLLDAYLNLSGYHTYVPGNEFLNPKDCGREGDRLPLNLPASQFLRSYDRSLRLLEPLRLQRIRKAMTYAAKHRRIYHLWWHPYNLADREGRSFKLLERIVAHYKHLEQTYGMRSAGMEELCDWIMGQEEESK, from the coding sequence ATGCCGCCGGACAAGTATAAGCGAGAGCTGCTGCGGGAAAGAGAGGCCATCCCCCGGGTGCTGAAATTGTTCCGGGAGCAGGGCATTCATGCCACCTGGGCAACCGTCGGCCTGCTGTTCCTCCGTCATAGGGAAGAGCTGACTCCGTATTTGCCGTCAAGGCTGCCTGATTATACCGATCCTGCACGGTCTCCCTATCCGGCTTTATTAAGCCAAATGGTAGGAGAGGATGAGGCGCAGGACCCCTCCCACTATGCTTCCTCCCTGATCCGGATGATTGCGGAGACGCCTTATCAGCGTATCGGGACGCATACGTTCTCCCATTATTACTGCAAGGAAGCCGGACAAGCCGCCGCTGATTTTGCGGCCGATCTGCAGGCTGCCGTCCGGGTGGCCGAGCGGGATGGGGTTGCGCTGGAGAGTCTGGTTTTCCCGCGGAACCAGCTAAGGGAGGACTATCTTGGGGAGCTGCGCAAGGCGGGGATCCGCTCCTTCAGGGGCAACCCGGATCATCCGCTGTACCGGGAGGGCTACAGCCCCCATGACCGGCTGCCCAAACGGCTGCTGCGCCTGCTTGATGCCTATCTCAATCTATCCGGCTACCACACTTACGTCCCTGGAAATGAATTTCTGAATCCAAAGGATTGCGGCAGGGAGGGGGATAGGCTTCCGCTTAATCTACCGGCTAGTCAATTCTTGCGCTCCTATGACCGAAGCTTGCGCCTGCTTGAGCCGCTACGGCTGCAAAGGATTCGGAAGGCCATGACCTACGCGGCCAAACACCGCAGGATCTATCATCTCTGGTGGCACCCCTATAATTTGGCGGACCGTGAAGGCCGGAGCTTTAAGCTGCTAGAGCGGATAGTTGCCCATTATAAACACCTGGAGCAAACCTATGGGATGAGAAGTGCAGGCATGGAAGAACTGTGCGATTGGATTATGGGACAAGAGGAGGAAAGCAAGTGA
- a CDS encoding YveK family protein, which yields MNGVFLGKAVSRHYVAFVVTIVLCVGCTYLLNLLIKPSYQAEASLVANIGSTTNSGTYNEFLASQMLTKTYEKAIQSRYIADEVISRLGLKQTAYELLKTINVRTDPGTLVIMLYAKADDPKQAVEVANAFADSFIADSKQIVQNANVTLLDKADLQQASIPVSPKKTFNLALSVLIGLFAGLSVTVWLEKRQLSRKKARLRKIGVELPELSA from the coding sequence GTGAACGGTGTTTTTCTGGGAAAAGCCGTCAGCAGGCATTACGTGGCTTTTGTGGTTACAATTGTGCTCTGCGTTGGCTGCACGTATCTGCTAAACCTGCTGATTAAGCCAAGCTATCAGGCTGAGGCCAGTCTGGTTGCCAACATAGGATCTACAACGAATTCCGGAACCTACAATGAATTCCTGGCCAGCCAGATGCTGACCAAAACGTATGAGAAGGCGATCCAAAGCCGTTACATCGCAGACGAGGTGATCAGCAGGCTGGGCCTTAAACAAACCGCCTATGAACTGCTCAAAACGATTAATGTCCGCACCGATCCCGGGACGCTGGTGATCATGCTGTATGCCAAAGCCGACGATCCCAAGCAGGCCGTGGAAGTGGCCAATGCGTTTGCCGATTCGTTTATCGCCGATTCCAAACAGATCGTCCAGAACGCCAATGTCACGTTACTGGACAAGGCAGATCTGCAGCAAGCCTCTATCCCGGTCAGCCCGAAAAAGACATTTAACCTTGCGTTGTCAGTGTTAATCGGACTTTTTGCCGGTCTGAGCGTGACGGTATGGCTGGAGAAACGCCAGCTGTCCCGCAAGAAGGCGAGGCTCCGCAAGATCGGCGTAGAGCTGCCGGAGTTGTCCGCCTGA
- a CDS encoding Gfo/Idh/MocA family protein → MIYYGIAGCGHIAAKHIEAIRRTEGAVLTAICDPDAKRLHEAAGRTGAAAYATLGDMLAQEKKLDAVCICTPSGLHAEMAVMAARAGRHVVIEKPLALTVEDGEWIAKAVRQSGVKAAVVHPNRYRPAVRELKAALDRGLFGRLGHVSAVVRWNRDQAYYDQAAWRGTKAMDGGVLMNQAIHSLDLLLWLFGDVRQVSAMAETRLRRMEAEDTALALLRFESGVLGTVEASTTVYAGNLEESISVFGEDGYGVIGGKTASWIRHWRCSSMSEEEAAALIRLIEAEPYGIPGHEQIIRDMTAAIQEDREPSVTVEDGLRSVRLVLDILGAAKS, encoded by the coding sequence ATGATTTATTACGGTATCGCCGGCTGCGGTCATATTGCGGCTAAACATATCGAAGCTATCCGGCGCACGGAAGGCGCCGTGTTAACCGCCATATGCGATCCCGATGCGAAGCGGCTTCATGAGGCTGCAGGCCGAACAGGAGCCGCTGCTTACGCCACCCTGGGGGATATGCTGGCCCAGGAAAAAAAGCTGGATGCCGTCTGCATCTGTACGCCCAGTGGCCTTCATGCCGAAATGGCCGTCATGGCGGCGCGCGCCGGCAGACATGTAGTGATTGAGAAGCCGCTGGCGCTGACCGTGGAGGACGGCGAGTGGATCGCGAAGGCGGTTCGCCAAAGCGGAGTGAAAGCGGCGGTTGTGCATCCGAACCGGTATCGTCCCGCGGTCAGGGAACTCAAAGCCGCCTTGGATCGCGGGTTGTTCGGCCGTCTCGGACACGTCAGCGCCGTGGTTAGGTGGAACCGGGATCAGGCGTATTACGATCAGGCAGCCTGGAGGGGCACCAAAGCCATGGACGGCGGCGTGCTGATGAACCAGGCGATTCACAGCCTGGATCTGCTGCTGTGGCTGTTCGGAGATGTGCGGCAGGTCAGCGCGATGGCGGAAACCCGGCTCCGCCGCATGGAAGCGGAGGATACGGCGCTGGCGCTGCTTCGCTTCGAGAGCGGCGTATTGGGCACAGTTGAAGCCTCAACGACCGTCTACGCCGGCAATCTGGAGGAGTCGATCAGCGTGTTCGGGGAAGACGGCTACGGGGTAATCGGCGGGAAGACGGCAAGCTGGATTCGCCACTGGCGCTGCAGCTCCATGAGTGAGGAAGAAGCGGCGGCGCTCATCCGGCTGATCGAAGCCGAGCCTTACGGCATCCCCGGCCATGAACAGATAATCCGGGACATGACGGCTGCGATCCAGGAGGACCGGGAGCCGTCCGTAACGGTTGAGGATGGACTGCGCTCAGTACGGCTGGTTCTGGATATTCTGGGGGCTGCCAAAAGCTAG
- a CDS encoding nucleotide sugar dehydrogenase: protein MVRESVEQERHKETLLAKFRNKTAVIGVIGLGYVGLPLAVEKAKAGFRVIGFDVQAAKIDMVNQGMNYIGDIVDDDLREMVAAGQLRATADYGFIAEVDAVAICVPTPLDSYQQPDTSYVENSAAEAARYLHPGMLVVLESTTYPGTTEELVKPALEQSGLVCGEDFFLAYSPERVDPGNRLFNTKNTPKVVGGVTPACSEVAAALYRAVLEGSVHVVSSPSVAEMEKIYENTFRHINIALANEMALLCSRMGINVWEVIEAAKTKPYGFMAFYPGPGLGGHCIPVDPFYLTWKARKYSFHTRLIELAGEINQTMPEFVVQRIAEILNEQRKPLHGSIVHVLGVAYKKDIDDYRESPALHIIGLLEARGARVRVSDTHIPSFHRGGTFYECVRVTEELLAEADLAVLTTDHSGFDYDMLADSRTPLFDTRNALRGKRKPEHYYLL from the coding sequence ATGGTGCGGGAATCGGTCGAACAAGAGCGGCACAAAGAAACGCTGCTCGCCAAATTCAGGAACAAAACGGCGGTCATAGGCGTCATCGGGCTTGGTTATGTAGGGCTGCCTCTGGCTGTGGAGAAAGCCAAAGCAGGCTTTCGCGTTATCGGCTTTGACGTCCAGGCCGCCAAAATTGACATGGTCAACCAGGGAATGAACTATATCGGGGATATCGTGGATGACGATTTAAGGGAGATGGTGGCCGCGGGGCAGCTGCGGGCGACGGCGGACTACGGTTTTATCGCCGAGGTCGATGCGGTGGCGATCTGCGTGCCAACCCCGCTGGATAGTTATCAGCAGCCGGATACGAGCTATGTGGAGAACTCGGCGGCCGAAGCGGCCCGCTACCTCCATCCCGGCATGCTGGTTGTGCTGGAGAGCACCACTTATCCCGGAACCACCGAAGAGCTGGTCAAACCGGCGCTCGAGCAGTCCGGCCTGGTGTGCGGCGAAGACTTTTTCCTAGCCTATTCGCCGGAAAGGGTAGACCCCGGCAACCGGTTGTTTAACACCAAGAACACGCCCAAAGTGGTCGGCGGCGTGACTCCCGCCTGCTCAGAGGTCGCCGCGGCGCTGTACCGGGCGGTTTTGGAAGGCAGCGTGCACGTAGTCTCCAGCCCTTCCGTAGCTGAAATGGAGAAAATCTATGAAAATACTTTCCGCCATATCAACATCGCTTTGGCCAACGAGATGGCGCTGTTATGCAGCCGGATGGGAATCAATGTGTGGGAAGTGATCGAGGCGGCGAAGACGAAACCTTATGGCTTTATGGCTTTCTACCCCGGCCCGGGGCTCGGCGGGCACTGCATCCCGGTCGATCCGTTTTACCTGACCTGGAAAGCCCGCAAATACAGCTTTCATACCCGGCTGATCGAGCTGGCAGGCGAAATCAATCAGACCATGCCGGAGTTTGTGGTGCAGCGGATCGCCGAAATTCTGAACGAGCAGAGAAAGCCGCTGCACGGATCAATCGTTCATGTGCTTGGCGTGGCTTATAAAAAGGACATTGATGATTACCGGGAATCTCCGGCGCTTCACATTATCGGTCTGCTTGAAGCCAGAGGGGCTAGGGTCCGAGTCAGCGACACCCATATCCCGAGCTTCCATAGGGGAGGGACGTTTTACGAATGCGTGCGGGTAACGGAGGAGCTGCTGGCAGAAGCTGACCTTGCCGTCCTTACAACCGACCATTCCGGCTTTGATTACGACATGCTTGCAGACAGCAGAACGCCGTTGTTCGACACCCGCAACGCCCTCCGCGGCAAAAGGAAGCCGGAGCACTACTATTTGCTGTAA
- a CDS encoding acyltransferase, with product MGDYFAHPTAVIDDGAEIGEGTKIWHYSHISARAVIGRGCSLGQNVYVADRVMIGSGVKIQNNVSVYEGVELEDDVFCGPSMVFTNVRTPRSAFPRNTSKDYHRTLVKKGAAIGANATVVCGVTIGEWAFVAAGAVVTRDVPAYACVAGVPARRIGWTCQCGGRLKFELAAACCPDCGRQYVREDGCIVKLREE from the coding sequence ATGGGGGATTATTTTGCGCATCCGACAGCGGTGATCGATGACGGCGCCGAAATCGGCGAAGGGACAAAGATATGGCATTACAGCCACATCTCCGCCCGGGCGGTGATCGGACGAGGCTGCAGCCTGGGGCAAAACGTGTATGTGGCGGATCGGGTTATGATCGGCAGCGGCGTCAAAATTCAGAATAATGTATCCGTCTATGAAGGAGTAGAGCTGGAGGACGACGTGTTCTGCGGTCCCAGCATGGTATTTACGAATGTGCGGACACCGCGGTCTGCTTTTCCCCGGAACACAAGCAAGGACTATCACCGGACACTCGTCAAAAAAGGGGCTGCCATCGGGGCTAACGCCACCGTGGTGTGCGGCGTCACAATCGGCGAATGGGCGTTTGTCGCCGCCGGAGCGGTCGTGACCCGCGATGTTCCGGCTTACGCCTGCGTCGCCGGTGTTCCGGCCAGGCGGATCGGATGGACCTGCCAATGTGGAGGCCGGTTAAAGTTCGAGCTTGCGGCCGCGTGCTGTCCGGACTGCGGAAGACAGTACGTAAGGGAAGACGGCTGTATCGTCAAATTAAGGGAGGAATAA
- a CDS encoding DegT/DnrJ/EryC1/StrS family aminotransferase: METRRMSRERIPVLDLSREVRELKPRILQAVEGVLDKGVFIMGEQVKRLEQECAAELDAAYAVALNSGTDALMIALLAAGIGPGDEVITTPFTFFATAEAISRAGAEPVFVDVDPDTFNLDLVQLERAITPRTKAVIPVHLFGQTADMKGLMEIAEACGLLVIEDAAQAFGAEHLGRKAGTIGHMGCFSFFPSKNLGAYGDGGLLVTNDADLAEKARMLRAHGSRIKYYNEMIGFNSRLDEMQAAILRVKLPYTAEWNERRRRAASLYNKLLGDIPELQCPAEAIGMKHVYHQYTLRVKKGRRDGLQAALEEAGISTAVYYPVPVHRLPVYAALKMSLPVAEQLANEVLSLPIGPYLDTETQLFIAGNIAEYFR, translated from the coding sequence ATGGAAACTCGGCGGATGAGCCGTGAACGGATTCCGGTGCTTGATCTGAGCCGTGAGGTCCGGGAACTGAAGCCCCGGATTCTGCAGGCGGTCGAGGGTGTTTTGGACAAAGGCGTTTTTATTATGGGCGAGCAGGTAAAACGGCTGGAGCAGGAGTGCGCCGCCGAACTGGACGCCGCTTATGCAGTTGCACTGAACTCGGGCACGGACGCGCTGATGATTGCGCTGCTGGCAGCCGGGATCGGACCGGGAGACGAGGTGATTACGACCCCGTTTACGTTCTTTGCCACTGCCGAAGCGATCAGCCGGGCAGGAGCAGAGCCGGTATTCGTGGATGTGGATCCGGATACCTTTAACCTGGATCTGGTCCAGCTGGAGCGGGCTATCACGCCGCGGACAAAAGCAGTCATTCCCGTGCATCTGTTTGGACAAACGGCCGACATGAAGGGACTTATGGAGATTGCGGAAGCCTGCGGGCTGCTGGTAATTGAAGATGCCGCGCAGGCATTTGGAGCTGAGCATCTGGGCCGAAAGGCCGGCACGATCGGCCATATGGGCTGTTTCTCTTTCTTCCCTTCCAAGAACCTTGGCGCGTACGGGGACGGAGGCCTGCTGGTCACGAACGATGCAGATCTGGCGGAGAAAGCCCGGATGCTGCGGGCTCACGGCTCGCGGATCAAATATTACAACGAAATGATTGGCTTCAATTCCAGGCTGGACGAGATGCAAGCGGCCATTCTCCGGGTTAAGCTGCCATATACCGCGGAATGGAACGAACGCCGCCGCCGGGCTGCTTCCCTGTATAACAAATTGCTCGGCGATATTCCCGAGCTGCAATGCCCGGCTGAAGCAATCGGTATGAAGCATGTATACCACCAATATACGCTGCGGGTGAAGAAGGGCCGGAGAGACGGTCTGCAGGCCGCCTTGGAGGAGGCCGGCATCAGCACCGCCGTTTATTACCCGGTTCCTGTACACCGGCTGCCGGTCTACGCTGCGCTGAAGATGTCTCTGCCTGTTGCCGAGCAGTTGGCGAATGAAGTGCTGTCGCTGCCGATCGGCCCTTATTTGGATACGGAAACGCAGCTGTTTATTGCCGGAAATATTGCGGAATATTTCCGTTAA
- a CDS encoding lipopolysaccharide biosynthesis protein has translation MADRAKVRMTSRRSAREIVRGSTRRIAGITATLTGRRKSTRLTACLKRLPIDRFIRNVAVLAGGTLLSQILIFAALPLLTRLYTPEEYGTFSMYVSMIGMLLMLVSFAYEYAITLPEDDRTASEIVRLCLLICVAVSLLVFAAMAVLRRPLGRWLNEPDLPNYFVLFAVSLLASGFYQILSTWAVRKQYFRRLSRTKYTQSIGQIGGQLAFSLLHPGPVGLIAGDIAGRSGGLLPLWRQWRRDHAASQGTEQEVSQAGGLTPGRLAGQTADSQAALTDSGTAAFMVFMQRRLGWSRLKEVAWRYRRFPQLSLASNVLNSIGIYLPTVLLAAFYGTSAAGLFALGQRILGAPMTLLVSAVRSVYLAESSAYMQTDPSRLVPLFRRTVLQMLAAGAAILILFVGIAPFVFAPLFGEEWSGSAGYIRLMSVMYLGQFVANAVGTTIDVMERQDLHLLREIIRTVMILGAILGARYSGQDAGTAVLLFSAASTAGYILHLVLSWWSIRKYGVLKAGPKSDESLPGPAEGLQGGGD, from the coding sequence ATGGCTGACCGTGCGAAAGTCCGTATGACCAGCCGGCGGAGCGCCCGAGAGATCGTCCGCGGGAGTACCCGGAGGATCGCCGGAATAACGGCGACCCTGACCGGGAGACGTAAGAGCACTCGCCTAACCGCCTGCCTGAAAAGGCTGCCGATTGACCGATTTATCCGGAATGTCGCCGTGCTGGCCGGGGGCACGCTGCTTAGCCAGATTTTGATCTTTGCCGCACTGCCGCTGCTTACCCGGCTTTATACACCCGAAGAATACGGCACCTTCTCGATGTATGTGTCCATGATTGGCATGCTTTTGATGCTTGTATCCTTTGCGTACGAATATGCGATTACGCTGCCGGAGGATGACCGGACAGCCTCGGAAATCGTCCGGTTGTGCCTGCTGATTTGCGTTGCCGTAAGCCTTCTGGTGTTCGCCGCCATGGCAGTGCTTCGGCGGCCGCTCGGCCGCTGGCTGAATGAACCGGATCTGCCGAATTATTTCGTGCTGTTTGCGGTAAGCCTGCTGGCCTCCGGCTTCTACCAGATCTTAAGCACCTGGGCTGTGCGCAAACAGTATTTTCGCCGGCTCTCCCGTACCAAATACACGCAGAGCATCGGCCAGATCGGCGGCCAGCTTGCGTTTAGCCTGCTCCACCCGGGCCCGGTGGGACTGATCGCCGGAGATATTGCGGGCCGTTCGGGAGGGCTGCTGCCGCTTTGGCGCCAGTGGCGCAGGGACCATGCCGCCTCACAGGGGACAGAACAGGAGGTTTCTCAGGCTGGCGGCCTGACACCCGGCCGGTTAGCCGGGCAAACGGCTGATTCACAAGCGGCTTTGACGGACTCCGGGACTGCGGCGTTCATGGTGTTCATGCAAAGGCGTTTAGGCTGGAGCCGCCTCAAAGAGGTGGCCTGGCGGTATCGCCGTTTCCCCCAATTGTCGCTGGCCTCCAATGTACTGAACAGCATAGGAATTTATCTGCCAACCGTGCTGCTGGCCGCTTTCTATGGGACATCGGCTGCGGGCCTGTTCGCGCTGGGCCAGCGTATTCTCGGCGCGCCGATGACGCTGCTGGTCAGCGCCGTCCGCAGCGTTTATCTGGCGGAATCGTCGGCATACATGCAGACGGATCCATCCAGACTGGTGCCGCTCTTCAGACGGACGGTGCTCCAGATGCTCGCTGCCGGGGCGGCGATCCTCATTTTGTTTGTGGGAATAGCTCCGTTTGTGTTTGCTCCTTTATTCGGAGAGGAATGGAGCGGTTCTGCCGGTTATATCCGGCTGATGTCGGTCATGTACCTGGGCCAGTTCGTCGCCAATGCGGTCGGAACAACCATTGATGTGATGGAACGCCAGGATCTGCACCTGCTGCGCGAGATCATCCGGACGGTTATGATCCTCGGAGCCATTCTGGGGGCCCGTTACAGCGGGCAGGATGCAGGCACAGCTGTACTTCTGTTCAGCGCCGCTTCTACGGCCGGTTATATCCTGCATTTGGTTTTGTCCTGGTGGTCGATCCGCAAATACGGAGTCCTGAAGGCTGGGCCGAAATCCGATGAGAGTCTTCCCGGTCCGGCCGAAGGCTTGCAGGGCGGCGGGGATTAA